One Edaphobacter flagellatus genomic region harbors:
- the hpnI gene encoding bacteriohopanetetrol glucosamine biosynthesis glycosyltransferase HpnI — MALALWGARDFDRTVRRRPLGLTFAPPVSILKPIKGIDQRMYAGFVSHCRQQYAGEYEILFGVSSMDDPAVPEIRRLMAEFPASAIRLVECPQRLGTSGKVSNLIQMLGEARHEHVIINDSDILVSPNYLSRVMQCFTAPGTAKNNAPVGMVTAPYIGHTAERAGLWSRLEALGISTEFFPGVLTARRLEGGIRFGLGSTLAMTRTALAAAGGLEPLVECLADDYEMGARIAAAGYRVELCDEVVETSVPAYSFRGFAEHQLRWSRSTRDSRKMGYVGLGVTYCVPWAMLAVIASGFELWSFTLLTLAVLARVSVALAVGVGILRDGQVLRDLWLLPLRDLFGLGFWAWSFADDTIVWRGERFHLRNGRLVRG, encoded by the coding sequence ATGGCGCTCGCGCTATGGGGTGCGCGCGACTTCGACCGCACCGTCCGCCGCCGCCCGCTCGGCCTGACATTTGCTCCTCCGGTGTCGATCCTCAAGCCCATCAAGGGCATAGACCAGCGCATGTACGCCGGATTCGTCAGCCACTGCCGTCAGCAATACGCAGGCGAGTACGAGATCCTTTTCGGCGTCTCCAGCATGGACGACCCCGCCGTGCCTGAAATCCGCCGCCTGATGGCTGAGTTTCCCGCCAGCGCCATCCGCCTGGTCGAGTGCCCCCAGCGCCTCGGCACCAGCGGGAAAGTCAGCAACCTTATCCAGATGCTTGGCGAGGCGCGTCACGAGCACGTCATCATCAACGACAGCGACATCCTGGTCTCCCCAAACTATCTCTCGCGCGTGATGCAGTGCTTCACCGCTCCCGGCACTGCAAAGAACAATGCACCCGTCGGCATGGTTACGGCTCCCTATATCGGACACACGGCCGAGCGCGCCGGGTTGTGGTCGCGGCTCGAAGCGCTCGGCATCTCGACGGAGTTTTTCCCCGGCGTCCTGACGGCGCGCAGGCTCGAGGGCGGCATCCGCTTCGGCCTCGGCTCGACGCTCGCCATGACCCGCACCGCGCTCGCCGCAGCTGGTGGCCTCGAGCCGCTGGTCGAGTGCCTCGCCGACGACTACGAGATGGGCGCGCGCATCGCCGCCGCAGGCTATCGCGTCGAGCTTTGCGACGAGGTCGTCGAAACCTCGGTGCCTGCCTACAGCTTTCGCGGTTTTGCTGAGCACCAGCTCCGCTGGTCGAGGTCCACACGCGACTCGCGCAAGATGGGCTACGTCGGCCTGGGCGTGACCTATTGCGTCCCGTGGGCGATGCTCGCGGTCATCGCCAGCGGCTTCGAGCTGTGGAGCTTTACGTTGCTCACCCTCGCAGTGCTGGCCCGTGTCTCAGTGGCGCTGGCCGTTGGCGTCGGCATCCTGCGCGACGGACAGGTGTTGCGCGATCTGTGGCTGTTGCCGCTGCGCGACCTCTTCGGTCTCGGCTTCTGGGCCTGGAGCTTCGCCGACGACACCATCGTCTGGCGCGGCGAGCGCTTTCATCTCCGTAACGGAAGGCTCGTACGTGGCTAA
- a CDS encoding SDR family oxidoreductase — protein MANYLITGGAGFIGSHLAHALVERGDSVRVLDNFETGLEKNLAPIRDRIDLRRADLIDAAAVLSACEGMDYVLHQGALPSVPRSVKQPRPSHETNIDGTFNVLEGARQAGVKRVVYAASSSAYGNQPGFPRVETMAPQPLSPYAVQKLTGELYMQAYWRVYGLETVCLRYFNIFGARQVPDSPYSGVMARFILMMMRGERPTIFGDGEQGRDFTHIENVVSANLLAVHATATLAAGRVFNIACGQRHTLNETFGLLATLLGFEHPPIYGPEREGDVRDSLADISAASQALGYVPQVGFEEGLRRTVRWYRDEFAGQKEE, from the coding sequence TTGGCGAACTATCTGATAACTGGCGGCGCAGGCTTTATCGGCTCGCATCTTGCCCATGCTCTGGTCGAGCGTGGCGACAGCGTCCGCGTGCTCGACAACTTCGAGACCGGCCTCGAGAAGAACCTCGCTCCCATCCGCGACCGGATCGACCTGCGGCGCGCGGATCTTATCGACGCTGCTGCCGTGCTCAGCGCCTGCGAGGGCATGGACTATGTGCTGCATCAGGGTGCGCTGCCCAGCGTGCCGCGCAGCGTCAAGCAGCCGCGTCCCAGTCACGAAACGAACATCGACGGCACGTTCAATGTGCTCGAAGGAGCGCGTCAGGCGGGCGTGAAGCGCGTCGTCTACGCTGCGTCGTCGTCGGCCTATGGCAATCAGCCCGGCTTCCCGCGTGTGGAGACGATGGCCCCGCAGCCGCTCTCGCCCTACGCCGTACAAAAGCTGACCGGCGAGCTCTACATGCAGGCCTACTGGCGCGTCTACGGGCTGGAGACGGTCTGCCTGCGCTACTTCAACATCTTCGGCGCCCGGCAGGTGCCCGACTCCCCCTATTCCGGCGTCATGGCGCGCTTTATCCTGATGATGATGCGGGGCGAACGTCCCACCATCTTCGGCGATGGGGAGCAGGGCCGCGACTTCACCCACATTGAAAATGTGGTCAGTGCCAACCTGCTTGCCGTGCATGCCACCGCAACTTTGGCGGCAGGTCGCGTGTTTAATATCGCATGCGGCCAGCGGCATACCCTCAACGAAACCTTCGGGTTGTTAGCAACCTTACTCGGTTTCGAGCATCCACCTATATATGGCCCTGAGCGGGAGGGGGATGTGCGTGATTCGCTTGCGGATATCTCTGCTGCTTCGCAGGCATTGGGTTACGTGCCGCAGGTAGGGTTTGAAGAAGGTTTGCGCCGTACGGTTCGATGGTACCGCGACGAATTTGCTGGACAGAAAGAAGAGTAG
- a CDS encoding BaiN/RdsA family NAD(P)/FAD-dependent oxidoreductase — protein MQTLDVVVLGAGAAGLMCAIEAGRRGRRVVVLDHAERIGKKILISGGGRCNFTNMNARAENFLSSNPHFAKSALAGFAPAEIIALVEKHVIPYHEKTLGQLFCDRSAQDIVKMLESECAAAGVRIVTRAVIESVKTQSRGAARFVVETSAGGFAAASVVVATGGLSIPKMGATDFGYRLAEQFGLRVVACRPALVPLVLSEDDRVRWCDLSGVSTEVVAAAEVTAGATRATGAKRAVRFREKMLVTHRGLSGPAILQASSYWMPGTAIELDMTPDRVGVVRPLLEKNARRDAGAAVAALRAVLPGRLAERWVAAMPPKGWTNAALEEFERGLHTWRVVPVGTEGYAKAEVTAGGVSTDELHAATMESRKVPGLYFIGEVVDVTGWLGGYNFQWAWASGAAAGRAA, from the coding sequence GTGCAGACGTTGGATGTGGTTGTGCTGGGAGCAGGCGCTGCCGGGCTGATGTGCGCGATTGAAGCCGGCCGCCGGGGCCGCCGCGTGGTGGTGCTGGACCATGCGGAGCGGATTGGGAAGAAGATCCTGATTTCGGGTGGCGGGCGGTGTAACTTCACGAATATGAATGCGCGGGCGGAGAATTTTCTGTCGTCGAACCCGCATTTTGCGAAGTCGGCGCTGGCGGGGTTCGCTCCGGCAGAGATCATTGCCCTGGTGGAGAAGCACGTGATTCCGTACCACGAGAAGACGCTGGGGCAGCTGTTCTGCGATCGCTCGGCGCAGGACATCGTGAAGATGCTGGAGAGCGAGTGCGCGGCGGCTGGGGTGCGGATTGTGACGCGCGCGGTAATTGAGAGCGTGAAGACGCAGAGTCGCGGCGCGGCTCGGTTCGTGGTGGAGACGAGTGCGGGAGGTTTTGCCGCGGCTTCGGTTGTGGTGGCCACGGGTGGCCTTTCGATCCCGAAGATGGGCGCGACGGACTTCGGCTATCGGCTGGCGGAGCAGTTCGGATTGCGGGTTGTGGCTTGCAGGCCGGCGCTGGTGCCCTTGGTCCTGAGCGAAGACGATCGGGTGCGGTGGTGCGATCTGTCGGGTGTCTCGACGGAGGTTGTGGCGGCGGCGGAAGTGACGGCTGGCGCGACGAGGGCGACGGGGGCGAAGCGCGCGGTGCGGTTCCGGGAGAAGATGCTGGTGACGCATCGCGGGCTGAGCGGTCCGGCGATACTGCAGGCCTCGTCGTACTGGATGCCGGGGACAGCGATCGAGCTGGATATGACTCCCGATCGCGTGGGTGTGGTGCGTCCGCTGCTGGAGAAGAACGCACGGCGCGATGCGGGTGCAGCTGTGGCGGCGTTGCGTGCGGTGCTGCCAGGGCGGCTGGCGGAGCGATGGGTTGCGGCAATGCCTCCGAAGGGCTGGACGAATGCTGCGCTGGAGGAGTTCGAGCGTGGGTTGCATACGTGGCGCGTGGTGCCCGTAGGGACGGAGGGCTATGCGAAGGCTGAGGTGACGGCCGGTGGCGTGAGCACCGATGAGCTGCATGCAGCAACGATGGAGAGCAGGAAAGTGCCGGGGCTGTACTTCATCGGCGAGGTGGTGGATGTGACGGGCTGGCTGGGTGGGTATAACTTTCAGTGGGCGTGGGCTTCGGGTGCTGCTGCGGGACGCGCGGCGTAA
- a CDS encoding NHL repeat-containing protein, with protein sequence MLNKNFRLASVLSIAGAALAVLSVTGCSMQSSAPASSVAGSNFSGQIMGGGQPIANANLQLYAPSTNGYGAASAPLFTRGVTSDANGRFNFTGAYTCPSPSTPVYLTITGGNPGLPAGTNNTALALMGLLGYCGDLTPSSFFVINEVTTVAAVWALSPFMLDYAHIGTSSTNVQGLSNAFATAQLLVDIRTGRAPGSAPSIALVPTAEINTLGAILASCVNSNGSTSPSAGCGRLFTAATPFGGHTPTDTIAAALAIARNPGNNVNALFNRASTIGSFTPLLAYAPPDWTISLDFVAPDFQQPYDLAIDSQGNAWVLAQGTTSPGSSNISVLSSTSGVIGSYPQNGAAYGHMAIDPYDGPWLTNNAYNSVARLGSSGGVASGNYNSGGIVGPGPIAFDGYGNVWVGNNNATVTKLNASGSSGINFPTNGASAAVDIALDPFGAIWMTDSGADQVEVLSNNGAAGTGSPYSGAGLSGPFGIAVDSSGGAWVANNTANSLSHLTGSGTAVAGSPYSGAGLSSPVDLQVDGLGNVWVVNTGNSSVSEFLNTGIAQSGGAGYGSSMLYNPFRAAIDKSGNVWVANLGTTTAGTGMITEIVGAAAPVVTPASVAIRNNALNQRP encoded by the coding sequence TTGCTGAATAAAAACTTCCGGCTCGCTTCGGTCCTGTCGATCGCTGGCGCTGCCCTTGCGGTTCTCTCTGTCACGGGATGCAGCATGCAGTCCAGCGCACCGGCATCCTCCGTTGCCGGCTCCAACTTCAGCGGACAGATCATGGGAGGCGGCCAGCCCATCGCCAACGCCAACCTCCAGCTCTACGCCCCGTCCACCAACGGATACGGCGCAGCCTCCGCCCCGCTCTTCACCCGCGGCGTCACCTCCGACGCCAACGGACGCTTCAACTTCACCGGCGCCTACACCTGCCCGTCGCCCTCCACCCCCGTCTACCTCACCATTACCGGAGGCAACCCCGGCCTGCCCGCAGGAACCAACAACACCGCGCTTGCGCTGATGGGTCTGCTCGGCTACTGCGGCGATCTCACGCCCTCCAGCTTCTTTGTGATTAACGAGGTCACCACCGTCGCCGCTGTCTGGGCTCTCTCGCCCTTCATGCTCGACTACGCCCACATCGGCACCAGCTCAACCAACGTGCAGGGACTCAGCAACGCCTTCGCCACCGCGCAGCTTCTCGTTGATATCCGCACCGGCCGCGCACCTGGCTCCGCTCCCTCCATCGCACTCGTACCCACGGCCGAGATCAACACCCTCGGAGCCATCCTCGCCTCCTGCGTCAACTCCAACGGCAGCACCTCCCCCTCCGCCGGTTGCGGACGCCTCTTTACCGCCGCCACCCCCTTCGGCGGCCACACGCCCACCGACACCATCGCCGCTGCGCTCGCCATCGCGCGCAACCCCGGCAATAATGTCAACGCACTCTTCAACCGCGCCTCTACCATTGGCAGCTTCACCCCGCTGCTGGCCTACGCTCCCCCCGACTGGACCATCTCCCTCGACTTCGTCGCCCCCGACTTCCAGCAGCCCTACGATCTCGCCATCGACTCCCAGGGCAACGCCTGGGTACTCGCACAGGGCACGACCTCACCCGGCTCGTCGAATATCAGCGTCCTCTCCAGCACCTCCGGCGTCATCGGCTCCTATCCGCAAAACGGAGCCGCCTACGGCCACATGGCCATCGACCCCTACGACGGCCCCTGGCTCACCAACAATGCCTACAACTCCGTCGCCCGCCTCGGCAGCTCCGGCGGAGTCGCCTCCGGCAACTACAACAGCGGCGGCATCGTCGGTCCTGGTCCCATCGCCTTCGACGGATACGGCAACGTCTGGGTCGGCAACAACAATGCCACCGTCACCAAGCTCAACGCCAGCGGCTCGTCTGGCATCAACTTCCCCACCAACGGTGCCTCTGCCGCCGTCGATATCGCCCTCGATCCCTTCGGTGCCATCTGGATGACCGACAGCGGAGCCGATCAGGTTGAAGTGCTCTCCAACAACGGAGCCGCCGGCACCGGCTCGCCCTACTCCGGCGCCGGGTTGAGCGGCCCCTTCGGCATCGCCGTCGATTCCTCCGGCGGAGCCTGGGTCGCCAACAACACCGCTAACAGTCTGAGCCACCTCACCGGATCGGGCACTGCCGTCGCCGGCAGCCCCTACTCCGGCGCAGGCCTCAGCAGTCCCGTCGATCTTCAGGTCGATGGACTCGGCAACGTCTGGGTCGTCAACACCGGCAACAGCTCCGTCTCAGAGTTCCTCAATACCGGCATCGCCCAGTCCGGCGGAGCAGGCTACGGCAGCTCCATGCTCTACAACCCCTTCCGCGCCGCGATCGACAAATCCGGCAACGTCTGGGTCGCCAACCTCGGAACTACCACGGCAGGAACGGGCATGATCACCGAGATCGTCGGAGCCGCAGCCCCGGTCGTCACCCCGGCCTCGGTCGCCATCCGCAACAACGCACTCAACCAGCGCCCCTGA
- a CDS encoding nucleotide sugar dehydrogenase: protein MEGLEGWLEAVDRRTTQIGIIGLGYVGLPLTLLFSEEKFRVTGFDIDLTKVESLNDGRSYIHRIERDHIRAAQRSGFRATSNFAEIAAMDAILICVPTPLNEDHTPDMSYVTSTIEAIAPHLRPGQLVVLESTTYPGTTEEIIVEAINRHGKRQGVKVLVNNPMPVGVEGEANEIPDALNGVMVAFSPEREDPGNMITPRREIPKVIGGVDARATTAAAALYGSIFTRTVRVSTPAAAEMTKLLENIYRSVNIALVNEMKQLCLKMGIDIWEVIEAASTKPFGFQAFYPGPGVGGHCIPVDPFYLNWKARQFGFQARFIELAGEINEAMPGYVVQTTSRALARKGKTLRGAKVLVLGLAYKRDVDDLRESPALQIIELLRHEGAEVAYNDPFFETVGHGRHYHLDLHSTPLDRVGEFDCVIVHTDHSLYDFAEIVEQAKLVIDTRNATGAIESSKIVRC, encoded by the coding sequence ATCGAAGGGCTCGAGGGCTGGCTTGAAGCTGTAGATCGCAGAACGACTCAGATCGGCATCATCGGCCTTGGGTACGTGGGACTGCCGCTGACACTTCTCTTCAGCGAAGAAAAATTCCGCGTCACCGGCTTCGACATCGATCTCACCAAGGTAGAGAGCCTGAACGACGGGCGCTCCTACATCCATCGCATCGAGCGTGACCACATCCGCGCCGCACAACGCTCCGGTTTCCGCGCCACGTCGAACTTCGCCGAGATCGCTGCCATGGACGCCATCCTCATCTGCGTCCCGACCCCGCTCAACGAAGACCATACGCCCGACATGAGCTATGTCACCTCGACCATCGAGGCCATTGCTCCGCATCTGCGTCCCGGTCAGCTCGTCGTGCTTGAGAGCACCACCTACCCCGGCACCACCGAAGAGATCATCGTCGAGGCCATCAACCGGCATGGCAAGCGTCAGGGCGTCAAAGTTCTCGTCAACAATCCGATGCCCGTAGGTGTCGAAGGCGAAGCCAATGAGATTCCCGACGCGCTGAACGGCGTCATGGTCGCCTTCTCGCCCGAGCGCGAAGATCCCGGCAACATGATCACCCCGCGCCGCGAGATTCCGAAGGTCATCGGCGGCGTCGACGCGCGCGCTACAACGGCAGCCGCCGCACTCTACGGCAGCATCTTCACCAGAACGGTCAGGGTCTCCACGCCTGCTGCCGCCGAGATGACCAAGCTGCTCGAAAACATCTACCGCTCGGTCAACATCGCACTCGTCAACGAGATGAAGCAGCTGTGCCTGAAGATGGGCATCGATATCTGGGAGGTCATCGAGGCGGCCAGCACCAAGCCCTTCGGCTTCCAGGCCTTCTACCCCGGCCCCGGCGTCGGCGGACACTGTATTCCGGTCGATCCCTTCTACCTCAACTGGAAGGCCAGGCAGTTCGGTTTCCAGGCCAGGTTCATCGAGCTGGCTGGCGAGATCAACGAAGCCATGCCCGGCTACGTCGTGCAGACGACATCGCGTGCTCTCGCGCGCAAGGGCAAGACACTCCGCGGAGCCAAAGTGCTTGTACTCGGCCTCGCCTACAAGCGCGACGTCGACGACCTGCGCGAATCACCCGCGCTTCAAATCATCGAGTTGCTGCGTCACGAAGGAGCCGAGGTCGCCTACAACGATCCCTTCTTCGAAACCGTAGGCCACGGACGCCATTACCACCTCGATCTGCACTCCACGCCGCTCGACCGCGTCGGCGAATTCGACTGCGTCATCGTCCACACCGACCACTCGCTCTATGACTTCGCCGAAATCGTCGAACAGGCTAAGCTCGTCATCGACACCCGCAACGCAACCGGAGCCATCGAGTCCTCCAAGATCGTCCGCTGCTAG
- a CDS encoding choice-of-anchor D domain-containing protein: MGHRFFRQLVAVHIRLVTAAMLLLPQAMTAQQTGLNAAWQPLGPAQVATASYGKVTGRVTAIAVDPVDATGNTVYVGTTGGGVWKSTNARAAAGSVAFVPLTDTLPVFSANARSAAVPSLSIGALSAQNNIVLAGTGDPNDATDSYSGEGLLRSADAGLTWTLTRSSQDGANGTHSFAGLAFAGLSWSTATPGTVVAAVSQSALGVLTGAADPTNSVMGLYYSTDYGVTWRMSTVMDAGQYVQRPLLNGGNHGGNAATAVVWNPVRQRFYAAIRFHGYYESADGVTWTRLAQQPGAGLTTAACPANTDLQGSTGCPIFRGALAVEPMSGDTYALTVDINNRDQGLWRDACSATGSVCAANVAFAQRLGGSSLEVGGGSTAIAQGDYNLSLAAAAAGADTLIYAGTVDLYRCSLTAGCSTMRNATNALNGCVAPARVAPAQHAIAAIATAGQPTLLIGNDGGIWRSTDGVNQQATPCSADDATHFDNLNAALGSLAQVQSLAHHPTDAATLLAGMGANGTAGTTSAATDGSTVWTQLATGEGGNVAIDPANPALWYVTTAAGVSLRRCANGGSCTAADFAGTPTIGPAQVSRDLTLIQTPWLLDPVLTSNAIVGTCRVWRGPGNDGTQWSTANAISSMLSGPQSSACTAANGVVRSVAAGGAASGATSAQNAGSQVIYAGLAGTLTGGASAGGHLFVTQAAGTTTGNSTWSDVTSSPVTTPGVTPAFNPYGYDVSSIFVDPHDATGRTVYATIRGFNSAHVYRSTNAGASWSDVTRNLQNVPANAVAVDPNDANTVYVATDGGVYATTQITSCETTNCWSVLGTGLPNAPATTLIAAAAMPTGDGRAGELRVGTYGRGVWQIPLLTASSAAQPLMTISPTALSFFSQAVATQSAAQIVAVTNTGLASLRVSQIAISATQLPLGPQAEFTETDTCVGASIAAGQSCSISVMFVPAAAGARSSTMTVYANVAGGQGTVALSGTATTAGAVVLTPVALSFPQTAVNATSAAENITVSNTGGSTIALGAASVTGDFAITANTCSSTLGASAGCTVAIAFTPKTSGARTGTFSIAGNGGPLTATLSGGAVLPATDALAPMSLTFAAQALGTTSAVQQVTLTNTGDVALTLIAAQTTGDFAATNACGNSLAAHSTCAVMVVFQPKSLGLASGVLTVSDQYRTQTVALAGTGVAPAGVSLSPLFGLTFPATGVGLSSAPQAVTLTNNGGVPLALSTLAISGDFVVVPGSNTCGSTVAAGAACSLQIAFAPGVSGTRNGALTVASNAPNSPHTLSLAGPGVDFRLEGNGSTTATIASGQNAVFPLLFTSGAAVAGQSAALTCSGAPQNASCRITPATMAIDGNATTVAVTVLTGTTNAAVRRSGEMGWAVLLLPAGVFAMRRRRIVSVLALCAVLAANGCGAGRLIPSRTGPGSGGGGVVTPAGTYNMTVTATSAGLTRTVNLTLIVQ, encoded by the coding sequence ATGGGCCATCGTTTCTTTCGGCAACTCGTCGCGGTGCATATACGTCTTGTGACGGCGGCGATGCTGCTTCTTCCGCAGGCGATGACGGCGCAGCAGACGGGATTGAATGCGGCGTGGCAGCCGCTGGGTCCGGCGCAGGTTGCGACTGCATCCTACGGCAAGGTGACGGGGCGCGTGACGGCGATTGCCGTCGATCCTGTCGATGCGACGGGCAATACGGTTTATGTGGGAACGACAGGCGGCGGCGTGTGGAAGTCGACGAACGCGCGCGCGGCGGCTGGGTCGGTCGCATTTGTTCCTCTGACAGATACACTTCCGGTGTTTAGCGCGAATGCGCGCAGTGCGGCGGTCCCTTCACTGTCGATTGGCGCGCTGTCGGCGCAGAACAATATTGTGCTGGCGGGAACGGGCGATCCGAACGATGCGACGGATTCGTACTCCGGCGAGGGGTTGCTGCGCTCGGCCGACGCTGGGCTGACGTGGACACTAACGCGCAGCTCGCAGGATGGCGCGAACGGCACACACAGCTTTGCCGGGCTGGCGTTTGCCGGGCTGTCGTGGAGCACAGCGACGCCAGGAACGGTCGTTGCGGCCGTGTCGCAGTCGGCGCTGGGCGTGCTGACGGGCGCAGCCGATCCAACGAACAGTGTGATGGGCCTGTACTACTCGACCGATTATGGCGTGACGTGGCGGATGAGCACGGTGATGGATGCGGGCCAGTATGTGCAGCGTCCGTTGCTGAATGGCGGGAACCACGGAGGCAATGCGGCGACGGCGGTGGTGTGGAACCCGGTGCGACAACGGTTTTATGCGGCGATACGTTTTCATGGGTATTACGAGTCTGCCGATGGCGTGACGTGGACACGTCTGGCGCAGCAGCCGGGAGCAGGATTGACGACAGCGGCGTGTCCTGCGAATACCGACCTGCAAGGATCGACCGGCTGCCCGATCTTTCGTGGTGCGCTGGCAGTTGAGCCGATGAGCGGTGATACGTACGCACTGACGGTAGACATCAACAATCGCGATCAGGGCCTGTGGCGCGATGCATGCAGCGCGACGGGGAGTGTGTGCGCAGCGAATGTGGCCTTCGCTCAGAGGCTGGGTGGCAGCTCGCTTGAAGTTGGCGGCGGGAGCACGGCGATTGCGCAGGGAGACTACAACCTTTCGCTGGCCGCAGCGGCTGCGGGGGCCGACACACTGATTTATGCGGGTACGGTGGATCTGTACCGCTGCAGTCTGACGGCGGGATGCTCGACGATGCGCAACGCGACGAATGCGTTGAATGGGTGCGTCGCTCCAGCGCGGGTGGCACCTGCCCAACATGCGATTGCGGCGATCGCTACGGCGGGGCAACCGACATTGCTGATCGGCAACGATGGCGGGATCTGGCGCTCGACCGATGGCGTGAATCAGCAGGCGACGCCGTGTTCGGCGGATGATGCGACACACTTCGACAATCTGAACGCTGCGCTTGGCTCGCTGGCACAGGTGCAGAGCCTGGCGCATCATCCGACGGATGCAGCAACGTTGCTTGCAGGCATGGGTGCGAACGGTACGGCGGGAACGACGAGTGCAGCGACAGACGGTTCGACGGTATGGACGCAGCTTGCAACGGGCGAGGGCGGCAATGTTGCTATTGATCCGGCGAATCCTGCGCTCTGGTATGTGACAACGGCGGCAGGTGTAAGTCTTCGCCGGTGCGCGAACGGAGGCTCGTGTACGGCGGCAGACTTTGCGGGTACGCCGACGATTGGGCCGGCGCAGGTGTCACGCGACCTGACGCTGATTCAGACGCCGTGGCTGCTGGACCCTGTTCTGACTTCAAATGCCATCGTCGGCACGTGCCGCGTATGGCGCGGCCCGGGAAACGATGGGACACAGTGGTCGACGGCGAATGCGATCAGCAGCATGTTGAGCGGTCCGCAGTCTTCGGCATGTACGGCGGCGAATGGTGTGGTGCGGTCTGTCGCCGCTGGTGGAGCTGCTTCGGGTGCGACGAGCGCGCAGAATGCGGGGTCGCAGGTGATCTACGCAGGGCTTGCCGGAACGTTGACGGGCGGGGCGAGCGCGGGCGGCCATCTCTTCGTAACCCAGGCCGCGGGTACAACAACAGGAAACAGTACGTGGAGCGATGTGACGAGCTCGCCAGTGACGACGCCGGGAGTGACGCCTGCGTTCAATCCCTATGGGTATGACGTCTCGTCGATCTTCGTCGATCCGCACGACGCGACGGGACGCACGGTGTATGCGACGATCCGAGGCTTCAACAGTGCGCATGTATATCGGTCGACGAATGCAGGCGCGAGCTGGAGCGATGTGACACGCAATCTGCAGAATGTGCCAGCGAATGCTGTTGCGGTTGACCCAAACGATGCCAACACGGTGTATGTGGCGACGGATGGAGGCGTATATGCAACAACGCAGATTACAAGCTGTGAGACGACGAACTGCTGGAGCGTGTTGGGGACGGGCCTGCCGAATGCTCCTGCTACCACGCTGATTGCGGCCGCTGCGATGCCGACCGGCGATGGGCGCGCGGGCGAGTTGCGTGTAGGAACGTATGGACGTGGCGTGTGGCAGATTCCGCTGCTGACGGCATCGAGCGCGGCGCAGCCTCTGATGACGATTTCGCCGACTGCGCTAAGTTTTTTCAGCCAGGCGGTGGCGACGCAGAGCGCGGCGCAAATCGTAGCGGTGACGAATACGGGTCTGGCTTCGTTGCGAGTGAGCCAGATTGCGATCTCGGCAACACAGCTGCCGCTCGGGCCGCAGGCGGAGTTTACCGAGACGGATACCTGTGTAGGCGCGAGTATCGCGGCGGGGCAAAGCTGCAGCATCAGCGTGATGTTTGTTCCCGCGGCGGCGGGAGCGCGGTCCTCGACGATGACGGTGTATGCGAATGTTGCGGGAGGCCAGGGGACGGTTGCGCTGAGCGGCACGGCGACAACGGCGGGCGCGGTGGTGCTGACTCCGGTGGCACTGAGCTTTCCGCAGACGGCGGTCAACGCGACGAGCGCGGCGGAGAATATCACCGTGTCAAACACGGGCGGCTCGACCATCGCGTTGGGAGCGGCCTCGGTAACGGGTGATTTTGCGATTACAGCGAATACGTGCAGCTCGACACTGGGAGCAAGCGCGGGCTGCACCGTGGCAATTGCGTTTACGCCGAAGACCTCGGGTGCGCGAACGGGGACGTTCAGCATTGCGGGCAACGGCGGTCCGCTGACGGCAACGCTGAGCGGCGGTGCGGTGCTGCCTGCCACGGATGCGCTTGCGCCGATGTCGTTGACGTTTGCAGCGCAGGCCCTGGGCACGACGAGCGCGGTGCAGCAGGTGACGCTGACGAATACCGGCGATGTGGCGCTGACGCTGATTGCCGCGCAGACGACGGGCGACTTTGCAGCGACGAATGCGTGCGGCAACTCGCTGGCGGCTCACTCTACGTGTGCGGTGATGGTGGTCTTTCAGCCGAAGTCGCTGGGGCTGGCGAGCGGCGTGCTGACGGTGAGCGATCAGTACCGCACACAGACGGTGGCGCTCGCAGGTACGGGTGTGGCTCCGGCGGGGGTTTCGCTGTCGCCGTTGTTTGGGCTGACGTTTCCGGCGACAGGCGTGGGGTTGAGCTCGGCCCCGCAGGCGGTGACGCTGACGAACAACGGCGGCGTGCCGCTGGCTTTGTCGACGCTGGCGATCAGTGGCGACTTCGTTGTGGTGCCGGGATCGAATACGTGCGGAAGCACGGTGGCAGCGGGCGCAGCGTGCTCGTTGCAGATTGCATTTGCTCCAGGCGTGTCGGGAACACGTAACGGCGCGCTGACAGTAGCGTCGAATGCGCCGAATTCTCCGCATACGCTTTCGCTTGCCGGGCCCGGTGTGGACTTTCGGCTGGAGGGGAATGGATCGACGACCGCGACGATCGCGAGCGGGCAGAATGCGGTGTTTCCGCTGCTGTTTACTTCAGGGGCTGCGGTTGCGGGGCAGAGTGCTGCGTTGACGTGCAGTGGCGCACCCCAGAACGCGAGCTGCAGGATTACACCCGCGACGATGGCGATTGACGGCAATGCGACGACCGTGGCGGTGACCGTGCTGACAGGGACGACGAACGCTGCGGTTCGCAGAAGCGGGGAGATGGGGTGGGCTGTCTTACTGCTTCCGGCCGGCGTGTTTGCCATGCGGCGCAGGAGGATCGTGTCGGTGCTTGCGTTGTGCGCTGTGCTGGCGGCGAATGGATGCGGGGCGGGGAGGCTGATTCCCTCGCGCACCGGGCCGGGATCGGGCGGAGGAGGAGTTGTGACTCCGGCAGGGACCTATAACATGACGGTGACTGCGACGAGTGCCGGTCTGACTCGTACGGTGAATCTGACACTGATTGTGCAGTAA